The genomic region ACTGAGATCAGATTAGTAATCACCAGAGGGAGTTACACTAGGAAAGCAAAAGAACTGATCCAGAACAGACGTATAGTGGGTGTTGGAGATCTTTACAGTGCTTTACATTACTGCAGCAATCAATGAGACCTGCTTCATTAGTCATCCTGATAAATGCCCTTCTGTTTGCGTCCTTCTCCGTGAGTCgtgtaatatatttttggcGTGCTGTGAAATAGTGAAAGTCATTATGTATGGTTTATAtggttctgtgtgtgtgtgtgtgagtgattgCAAGCGAATGCCTGATCTATACGGACCCCAAATGAGCGATCGCGGCTGGATCGGATAAAACCAAGCGATCTGGATTGGGCCGAAATGTCACCTGCTGCATAATTAACGCCTTTATGTTGATTTGGGTAATTTAGCTCACAGCGTCTCTCCTTGCCTCTCATCCACTCCTTTTactaattgtatttatttaaattagagCTGCAGTGATTGAACAATTCCATGTAGAATTGCGATGTCATTTGAATTTCAATGCTAATACTATCTACTGTTCATGCTAATTCATATTTTCCATTAATTTTGCCTTAATAAAAGAATTTAGTCCTAACAATCATTTAACGGTTGTTTTTTAGAGAATAATATGGACGTAATATCTTTATAACTCACTAGTAAGGTGTTGTCACATTTCTTTTACAGTTCAGTATTGTAGCAAATTGTGGTTATACTTATAACTGTCATACAAgtaaaagtctcttatgctcacattatgatgcatttatttgatcaaaaatacagtgaaaacaataatattgtgaaatattattacaagtttttcaatttatatatattttaaaatgttgtttattccTGTAAATGAATACTATCAAATGAGTTTTTTCCCACCCAACATTGGTTATATACACActaatttttctttatttttttccctttccactctcatttcctctctctttccctctttctatttttgtgttttttcctcTCATATCACCATCCCTCCCTCATTCCCCTGGTGCCTCATTCTCTCCACTGTTTCAGAAGCCCAGAATCTCTCACTGTTTTAATCTGCCGTGCGTCTGTAATCCAGATTAGCCAGCGAGCGTGCTTAATCCCATCACTTCCCCAATCCCGCGTGGGTGTGTGCTTTTCCTGGTGcctgagaaaaagagagagagagagagagagagagaggggcagGATTAGGTGTgatggagagagaaagagcataAAACCGATTCTTGATGAGAGATAAAAGTGGACGTGAGAGATGGCGATTAGGCCTCAAATGGAGGCAAACAAGTACAAAGAGCAGAGAGCAGAGATAAAGGGACACAAACAGAACAGAAGCAGGACCAGTGTGGAGATTTTTCTTTTAACTCGGGAATATTGAGGCAGATGGGCAGGTCCTGAGATCTACATCACTCGCATACATTCAATAaacgcacacacaaacagaagAGGAAATGAAAGAGCTGGATTATTAAGTACAgttgatcatgtgatcatgtgcTCTGTGTTTCAGATGAACCGCCCCATCCAAGTGAAGCCAGCGGACAGTGAGGGCCGAGgaggtaacacacacacacacacatgggcactttccatagacatattaatttttatactgcacaaactatatattttatctCTACCTCCAAATCTACCCatctttttaacattttcaaaaaacatcacttagtaaGATTTATAATTATGGGGAACTAAAAATGTCCtcacaaggacaaggatttcgaatattgccatctttgttgggacacacacacacacacacacacacacacacacacacacactataggGATAAACCATAGAATTCTATTGTCTTGATTTAATTTATGTATCATTTTTACCttgaattataaataatttttacctTTGAGCTTGTCTTCAAATGAAAGTTTTGTCACATTCAAATCATTAATGGGGATAGTTTTGTCTTCAAAGTATGTCTaagtagacacacacacagcaaaatgtattaataattcAAGAATTCAACATTTTAAACCCATTAAATGGACGTGGAATGCGTACAGACTGATTTAATAATCTCTTATTGGATGTAAACGTCAACACAATCCAAAACACAATGCAAATGGTTCTTTCATTTTAATCCTGCattaatacacacacaaaatatgagCTAGTGCCTTTGTGTTGGTCAGCAAGCGACAGTCCTCTAGGGCCCTCTAGTGGCCAATAAAGTTATTGCACCATGAAAATTACACTAGCATGGAGTGACAAATATTGCCAGAGATCATTTGATGGTTATTACCACTTTACAATGATACATGATTTTAAACTGCCATTTGTCTAGTAAATGTATACTTATCATGATCTGTCTTTCTGTATGTAGACAGGAAGCTGTTTGTGGGGATGTTGGGGAAACAGCTGTCAGATACAGATGTCAGAAAAATGTTCGAGCCTTTCGGGAGTATAGAGGAGTGCACAGTACTCAGAGGGCCTGACGGAGCCAGCAAAGGTGCGCAAACCACATTTAAATACATGCACTGCATCCTTCCCCTGCTAGGGTTAACCAGGTGTGTCATGAGGCTTAAATTCTgacaaatatttataaatattttatttattgattattatatattactactactgctactactactactactactactactactactaataataataataatacatcattattattattatatttgtattaattgATTAAACTATTATAAACTGtgataataatacatttatttatttattagcatTTCTTGTTTGAAAGACATGGTTTAAGTCTTCTTTCTTTATTCTATAACATTCCTTTACAAACATATTCTTTTAGTGAACCCCATTTTCTTTTTACAGAATCACATTTTGAGCATTGATTGCAAATTTACcacatattataaatataaattgtaaCAAATCAATTATTTTAGCAAGTCTTGCCAGTTGAAGGCTCTTTCAGTACGATTGCAGACAATAAAGCACATCTGTACCAGCGTTTGTAGTAATACAACACTAGTAGGGTTGGAGCAGCGAGTGTTCGGTCATGCACGCGCATGTTGGCTAATGAATGATAGTCTGTTTGGCACATGCTGTGATTTATAAAGTGATGGATGTGTGTGCTCTGGGTAATTACGTGTGAGTGTGAATGGAACAGATGCACCTGCTGTAGTAAATCATTAACTGTTTCACTTTGCTCTTCCATATGTACAGATGTAGGCCTTGGGTAATAATGTGGGCATTTGTTCCAACCTCAGCTTGTTGAAatgatttcatttgtttaattgGATGTTTAACTACTCCCACTTGATGACTTCTAAAATGTCAGCCTAATGCATTTGCTGGTGTTGTCTaatgatgtgttttgtgttgcaGGTTGCGCATTTGTAAAATATCAGAGTAACGCAGAAGCACAGGCGGCCATTAGCGCTCTACACGGCAGCCGCACTCTTCCGGTTAGTGTTTCGTTCACATTCAGGATTCCTCCCACTATCACACCTACAAGCATAACGCAACACAGTATGCCATTGTTCATATACTCATACTCATTCCCTACTgagactttgtgctttgttttaaCATCACCCACTGCATATTTCACCTCAAGAACTTCTCAGTTTCTTTTATTTGAGGATGTTTGAGAATGAGGATTGTCTTTATCCCCTCAGGGTGCATCTTCTAGTCTGGTGGTAAAGTTTGCAGACACAGAGAAGGAGAGAGGAATCAGGCGTATGCAGCAGGTGGCCTCTCAGCTGGGTGTCATAAGTCCCATGAGCCTACACCTGGGCGCCTACAACGCCTACACACAGGCAGTAAGCACTAACACCAcaatttcttgagcagcaaatcagcatattagaatgatatctgaaggatcatgtgacactagtCTGGAGTGATAGGTGCGTTCACGCCGTGTTGAAATTACTGTAATTTCGAGGTTTCAACTTGCAAATCGTTCACGTCCTTGTAGAGCTCGTAATTGCAGCTTGTAAGATGGGACTTTTCTGAGAGCTCCTACTTGTACCACGTGACCACTGATAGTGTCGCCATAGAAACGCATAATTTTCAGTCTGAGGACATGAACGGCTCTGAATAGAACatcacgtgttgtcatctcgAGCCTATGGTAATTATGACAGGGTGTGAATGCAGCGTATGatgcaaaaaagaaaagttattttaaaatataatattatttcacaatattactgtctgTATTGTATattagatcaaataaatgtagccttggtcaGCAATATGAACAAAAATCTCATTCTCTCACTGAATTtacccaaacttttaaacagtagtgcaTATTGAGGCTGGAATCCACTACACGACTTTTGCTCAGATTGTTGCCCCGATTTGCAGTCTAGATAAGTCGACAATAGCTGGCGAAAGTCTACAGATTTTGGGCAGTCGGAGTTGACAGATTATACAGAAAATGTGTAGTGGGtacaaactctttttttttttttttttttttgcttcagacTATGATTCCATCCATTCGGAGGATATCAAAACATATTTTGAGGCAAATTTAGAACACACAATGTAGTGTACggccacgttcacacagcagcagaatacggttgtcagtcctgtatttgagtccttaacACAGTTATACAGGAGTGACAACTGCATTCTAAAACCGAAATCACAACTGTAAATATTCAGGACTCACAACCGCATTCTCTGAAAACACTGTGTGAACGTAACCGGATTGGACAAGTCATCCGTCACGTCATACGTAGATACATATACGTAAATGCCACATTCGACCGCTCCAGATAGGTCGGCATGTCCGCCATCTTGGAACGGCCAGTGTGTCGTCACTCAGAGTAAGAATCAGTGATGCCACAACATGAGTAGCTTCTGGTTGTGAAACCTTAGAGATTTAAATTCCTGAAGAAATGGGACAACATTTCACAGGTGAGAATGTGCTGGTTTGTGTTTTTATCTGTATTAACTCAATATTACAGGTTTTATACTATGgtaactttttaatgttgtgttagcTAGCGCTTTCGTCTTGTTGTATTGTGTTAGCTTAGCAAAATCATCTGCTGAAGTCTATTGCAGATTTAGATGTTCACACATGTGTCTAACTACGGTTGCAGACGCACAGTCAACTTGCTCTCGAGTGTTCACGGACCGGTGTTTTGACCGTTCCAATGTGGCGGACGGCTAAcgtatggcagcccatagaaacAGCCACTAATGAGGCATCTATGTTTATATACCTATGCAtgtttctgtgtgagtttgttgtgtttggaacaatttgaaATTCTTGTAGTGTATGATCCTCAGTCATTTAGTGTATGATGTCCAGTTTTTCTCTGTAACCAAGTTTATGATGCCTAGTGTTTTAGAATCTGTTTAGATGTTAAAAGtcgtgtagtgtattccagcctttacATAAGCTAAATAAGATTCATGCCAACAGCTTAATGTCCAAATATTTTTGTcagcatatttatttatttaacatgtaaCAAAACTTTTAGAACACTATCTGTCTTTAAACTAAATTCTACTTGATTTGATATCTTGTTGTCTAATGCAATGATGTTCATACATAAAATGTGCCAACAATTTTACGGCCACTGTATGTACCAGGATTTAGTTCACAGAATGGGATGAATTGAATTGGGATTAAAGCAATAACTGGAGGTTGTATTAGGTTTGTTACCAGAAATACTTCCATAATTACTTTCTGTTCTACACACAGGAAGTTCTAATTGAAATGGCATTGACCTAATAACCCTAGTACAACCCCTACACAGGACTCTGCTGAAAGTTTTATATGTCATAGTCCTGGattcactgttttttttctttcttctttttgtcATAACCAGCTCGTCCAACAGCAGGCCTTGGTGGCTCAGTCCGCATATCTGTCTCCCGTGGCGACGGTTGCCGCGGTGCAGATGCAGCAGTTGGCTGCTCTCAATCCCAGCAGCATCATAGCCACACCCATCGCCTCAATCACACCCTCCTCAGGTAAATGAAAGTCTGCTACAATATCAAGTCGGTCCTTCATATCTAACATTCCAAGTTCTTTCcaagagttcttgtatttaattaaatttgtgTATTCGTGATTGGTCATTCTGCTCTAGGTACGAACACTCCTCCAGCCATTGCCACACCTGTGCCTGCTCTGCCTCCAATCGCAGTCAACAGTTACCCACAAGTCCCTGCACCTCCCAATGGCCAGTCTGCCTCTGAAACCCTCTACACCAATGGTGTCCACCCATATCAGGGTGAGGACCTTCCTTCAGTGTTTATAAATTGTAATTCtatattgtattattgtttaataataacaCTTGGGGTTAAACAGATCATTGTTGATATGTGATCCATACCAACCAGACTCCACGAATCACATGCGTGCTGAATCGTGGAGTCTGGTCGGTATGGATTTATTGCAAGTTTAACCACCATAGagtgaaatgtgtgttttgTCTTGCTAGTTTATTCATTCAATAGATTTCAAACCATTCTAGCACTGGAAGACGCAGAAGAGAATTTAATGCGGTGGTCGTGCTCTGTTATCTGTGCGTTATCTGTGACTCAAAAATCATAATATGATctgaaccgtgagttttgtgatctgTTGGACCTCTAAATAATACTCATAGTACTCagtattttacaaatattttcttGTGATGCTTTACAATATAATGTTTATatcatatgtattttatatagaCCACAATCATTTATTAGTATCATGTAGGGCCTCCTTTTGCAGCCATTACAGCATCATTTTGTCTTGGGAATGATAGATTACAAGTACTTCACAGTGGCCAGAGGGATTTTAAGTCATTCCTCTTCCAGAACAGTGGCCAGGTCACTATGCGATGCTGGTGGAGGAAAATGTTTTCTGACTTGCTCCTCCGAAATACCCCAAAGTGGCTCAAAAATATTTAGATCTGGTGACTCTGCAGGCCATGGGAGACGTTCATCAAACCTTCTATCACACGTCTTGCTGTGTGTATTGGTGCATTATTATGCTGATACACACCCTTCAGGGTACAACATCCCCTTTCACATCgtatagttctaggaactcagttataggaactagccacaAGGGTGGTTCCCTGAGAACTAGTTTTCCCCCCGGGCCATTTTTCTGGTTGCATTCACACCGGTTGCAGTGCTGCATTTACTAACGTCAACAACTGGGGGATGGAAGACACCGCGATTGaagctgtgtttgttgtgtgtttcgTGATAATGGAGATGGAATGTAGACCCATATGTTATGAATTAAAGAGCAAAAAGTAGGGCTAAGAGATTAAATCTCCTACAGCAACTTGCAGAGAAAAGAACACAAACCCACAGACAACAGGTAAATGCTGTTAtcgctgttttccatgtttgtggAGTAAGTATCTTAAcactgatttttaaaaatgctgggtgCTGGTATTTATATGCAGTTGGCCAATCAACGTACACTTACATCACTGGTAGTTCCTATTGTGCTGGGTTAGATCCTATTCTGAAGTAAGATCTAATTTAGTCCCCCTAAAAGGAGTTTCTAGTTCCTGTGGTGCGAACACGCCAAAAAACGGGTAGTTCTGCCAATAGTTTTAGAAACTATGAAAAAGTTCCTCCGATGCGAAAGCCCCTAATGTTTGAACCATTATCTGCACATGGTCCTCCAGAATGGTTCTGTAGTGCTTGGCCCATCAGGAGGCACAGTAGGGGAATGCCATGATATTGcagcccaaaccatcactgatccACCCCGTACTTCACTCTGGGCAGCAATAGTCTGAGAGTTCAGCTTCTTTGGGGTGTCTCCACATCGTAACTCCCACGGATGTAGGAAAGACAGTGAAGGTTGACTCATCAGAGAACAATACATGTTTCACTTTGTCCACAGCCCAAGATTTGCACTATTGGCACCAATGAAACCAACATTTGGCATTGGCATTAGTGACAAAAGGTTTGGCTATAGCAGCCCGACCATGAATATTGACACTGTGGAGCTCCTGGCAAATAGTTTTGGTGGAAACAAGAGAGTCGAGGTGCAACTGGGTTGTATCGAGGATACAATCCAGGTTAGTAACTGAACATCCCTGTcagacagcttcctctttcGTCTACAGTTACTTCTGTTGGATGTGGTTCGTCCTTGTGGTGGTATGCCGACATTACCCTGGATACCACAGCACTCCACAAAGACTTGCTGTCTTGGTCACAGATGAGCTACTCTGATATGTCTCCCATCATGTTGTGTGGattgcaatattttatgtacAGCTGTGCTATTGCTCTGCTAATTCAACCTTCACACTCTGGTCTTACtgatgtatgtataaatatttatattttataccaATTGTCTCATCCTATTCTTCTGTTTGTTTTCAATATTTATGTATCCTTCAGCTCAGAGTCCTGCATTGGATCCTCTCCAGCAGGCGTACACAGGCATGCAACACTACACGGGTGAGGCTTCTCAACTCctgaaaaactgaaaatttgtCAACAGTTAAGAATGTGAAATACAGTACTTCCTTTTTCAGAACCCCCagaaattcaaattcaaattcaaaagcaAGAAGTAAAATACAATCGAATGTAGttacaataaacaaacattgttttccacatttttttcatgatttcaattaaatgaacacaatgattttttttattcatatgcatgtttttattcaaataatctAATCATAATcgaataattaattataaacagCTGCATTTtcactaaaacattttaaactatgTAAGCTGCTACAGGTGGACTTCCGTGAAGGATAATGATGTAAATGAACTGCTGAGTGAATTAATTCACTGATGTGGATAGTCAACATAGATAATTGAGATTCACAACACTCTCAGTGGTTATTTTTGCTACTGAGTGCTAATTTTTAACTGCTAATTTAAGGCTAGGCTATTTTTATAGCAAGCAGTTTGTCTTTCTCAAGGTCTTATCTGCTCAAAATAACAAATACAGACTGTGGAATGGCACTTCAAAAAAAGATGACTTTGCCCTGGTCTGATGTCTAACCTCATTACTCCACCCACAGCTACATATCCTGCTGCTTATGGATTGGTCGGTCAACCATTTCCACATCAGCCCACCTTGGTTGCCCAGCAACCCCAGCAGCCGCAGCAGCTGCAACAACGAGAAGGTAacaatgtcatttcctgtttcaCTGGCTACTATGACCACTGACATCCTGTTTTGATTATTCCCAAGTCtattaatgaacatatttcttgatCATTGTTCTTCAGCAAAAGATTCAAAGCACCATGTTTCTTCCAGGAATCAACAACTTCCTTTTATGATAAAAAAACGCATTTCCCTTCTCTGTTTGGGCTCATTCCTTCCCTTCTCTAACTCTCTCCAGGACCAGAAGGCTGCAATATCTTTATTTATCATCTGCCTCAGGAGTTCACCGACTCGGAGATGCTGCAGATGTTCCTGCCTTTCGGTAACGTCATCTCAGCCAAGGTGTTCGTTGACCGCGCCACCAATCAGAGCAAATGCTTTGGTGAGTGTCTTCCAAAGAGCGATTTAGATGCTATATGTGGAGGGATTTAACAGaccaaattatataaatattcaataaaatatGTCAATGAATGTTGCAATAAAATACATGCAATGAAATacatcatatttttttcatgtaacattaaaggtgcaataagtGATTTTTGAAAGTGGATCAGACCGAGCACCACAACaaacttgtagccaatcagcagtagggggcgtgtccactcatgattgGGGGAGGAGAAAGAGTGAGCAacagggagatttgaagaaagactgtagaaagagagacggctgagagacattacaaaagagaaaagatctgaagaatatcactggaaaaagaagGGTTATGATCAGGCGAGAGCTTTAGGACCTGCTTTAAtgttagaaaagctttccagcgctgaaGAGACctaagtgggaaggcctgaaaacagatggCGATGTTGCGTTGTTTCTGCTCCATACGTGAGTAACATGTTTTGAGTGTCAATGTTTGTCTGGAGCTGGTGCTGCTAGTAACTAACAACGaacacttacttgcatatacccgtgtactgtatgttcatttttttcattcatcaTCTTCACTTTGAAgctatatttttcaatatacgTTCTTGTTTGTACTTGTGTTCTTGTGAAACGTCATCATTCGCTGCCTAAGTATTGTTCCAATTCAAAGTTCACATCTAGCCAATTAAAGTTCAAAtccccggatgtgttcttgatccgcCCCTTTTATCGGGTATGCATCGAGAGGTGACTTGTGCCGACTTGATacagccaggtatcccagaatgcatctcgcACCAACCAGCAAGTGTCAATACTGAAGGAAACCTgcgtaattaaaaaaaaaaaatactgttatggtgtcatgaaatgtaattttaaagctgcagtccgcaacttttttgtgttaacaatttacaaatattatataatgagaatatacaacatgacgtgtttttgtcttatcctgaatcattatgatacaattataataagtgtttatattctgactatttcagaccagactggtaggactcgctgCAGAGTATCACTGTAACTGCGTGattcgccatagacatacacagagaaaagtagctccggctagaatgttcctccgcaagacgtgtgcagttctgtttattaaccactagagggccaaaaatcgcagACGGCAACTTTAAGAGTAGAGGCTCTAATGTATTTGTTTAAAGCTCAAATCTGTGGTTTATTTATAAAGATAGCatctatttgaaaatttgacgtcttggagttgtgagatccaggtGATCACCGGGTGTTTGGCGCTCATTAACCCCTCCTGGAACAGTCATACCTCGGCTAGTCCTTCTGACGTTTGATGCTGGCTCTGATGTCtctgtagtggttaaacatgtGATATAATTTGACTTGTGTACATCTAACTGGCGATCTTTGGTCTTATGAATCTATAATTTGTTTCTTGACAAATCATTTTGTTTGAGGGCAAActgaagtttcataactttGAATATTTAGGCTATTTTACATTGTAGCCTACTAGAGCACTGACTTTGTACATTTGCCTGAATTGCTTGCTTGTCTTTCTTGCTATTGTATAGCTTCTTATACCTTTTACAATGGCTAATATTGATCATTAAgactgacatttaacaaaaagagacacagttgtgtttatgccatatttcattttattacaaattTTATTAAGATAATCAGAGTACATATGCACATATTGCCAAAACCAcatattaatgtgtttaatattttaaatgtaaatgaaaagaggcagggttgtgTTTTAAATTTCGTTTTATTGCAGTGAAGATAATCAATAAATGCGTTGCCTGAACCACATTTGTGTGGCTATTAATGAAAacgaaaagtgttttttttataacatattttgttttattgttgcctaaaatatacatacagagaTAACCGGAGTAGCCAGAGCGAGCTGAGTGACGTTATCAAGAACGCTGCTGTGCCATTTGCAGAAACACCGGACTTGTGTCCTCCCGTCCTCGGGAGTTCGTTGTCCTGACTTGGCAAGTTTGACCAACCAAGGACGCAAGTTCGAACTTTGCGTACTTGGTATTGAGAAACGCCCAAAGAGACACCCACTCCACACAAAGAACATGTTCGTGCATTTTggggaggggtgtgtttgtttgggctgatttcaaatatcaacagtgttcaacaacgattctcagaaatcacttccTGCACCTTTAAAAAGAACATTAAATGCCACCTTAAAATGAAAACCTCATGAAATACATGAAATAAAGCAGACAATATAATACAtcacaaaataatttaatacataATGAAATGTTTCTGTCAATAAGCATGATTAAAGGTgagtacaaataaataaattgggtGTGAAATAT from Chanodichthys erythropterus isolate Z2021 chromosome 15, ASM2448905v1, whole genome shotgun sequence harbors:
- the LOC137037931 gene encoding CUGBP Elav-like family member 3 isoform X2 gives rise to the protein MKEADAIKLFIGQIPRNLEEKDLKPIFEQFGKIYELTVIKDKYTGMHKGCAFLTYCARESALKAQNALHEQKTLPGMNRPIQVKPADSEGRGDRKLFVGMLGKQLSDTDVRKMFEPFGSIEECTVLRGPDGASKGCAFVKYQSNAEAQAAISALHGSRTLPGASSSLVVKFADTEKERGIRRMQQVASQLGVISPMSLHLGAYNAYTQATHSQLALECSRTGVLTVPMWRTANVWQPIETATNELVQQQALVAQSAYLSPVATVAAVQMQQLAALNPSSIIATPIASITPSSGTNTPPAIATPVPALPPIAVNSYPQVPAPPNGQSASETLYTNGVHPYQAQSPALDPLQQAYTGMQHYTATYPAAYGLVGQPFPHQPTLVAQQPQQPQQLQQREGPEGCNIFIYHLPQEFTDSEMLQMFLPFGNVISAKVFVDRATNQSKCFGFVSFDNPASAQAAIQSMNGFQIGMKRLKVQLKRPKDANRPY
- the LOC137037931 gene encoding CUGBP Elav-like family member 3 isoform X3 translates to MKEADAIKLFIGQIPRNLEEKDLKPIFEQFGKIYELTVIKDKYTGMHKGCAFLTYCARESALKAQNALHEQKTLPGMNRPIQVKPADSEGRGDRKLFVGMLGKQLSDTDVRKMFEPFGSIEECTVLRGPDGASKGCAFVKYQSNAEAQAAISALHGSRTLPGASSSLVVKFADTEKERGIRRMQQVASQLGVISPMSLHLGAYNAYTQALVQQQALVAQSAYLSPVATVAAVQMQQLAALNPSSIIATPIASITPSSGTNTPPAIATPVPALPPIAVNSYPQVPAPPNGQSASETLYTNGVHPYQAQSPALDPLQQAYTGMQHYTATYPAAYGLVGQPFPHQPTLVAQQPQQPQQLQQREGPEGCNIFIYHLPQEFTDSEMLQMFLPFGNVISAKVFVDRATNQSKCFGFVSFDNPASAQAAIQSMNGFQIGMKRLKVQLKRPKDANRPY